A segment of the Halosolutus amylolyticus genome:
TTCGCGCTCGACGAGATGGACTCCCTCTCGACGCTGGTGCTCGCGTTTACCGCGAACTACGCGATCGGTCTGGTGTGTTACGTCCTGTTTCTGGCGTACGGGCCGCGAAACGTCGACCCACTCCTGTTCGACGGCCTGCTCTACGAGTCGTTTCCCCAGGCCAGACGCCTCACGAACCAGGTCAACCAGAACACCAACGTCTTCCCCTCGTTACACACGTCGCTGTCGATGACGGTCTTTTTCGTCGCGTGGTACACGCGCGAGAAGTATCGGCTCTGGGTGCCGATCGCCGGGTTCTTCGCGATCAGCGTCTCCCTGTCGACGATGTATCTCGGTATCCACTGGTTCTCGGACGTGGTCGCGGGGACGCTTCTCGCGTACGTTAGCGTCTACATCGGCCGCAACTACACCGTCGAGGGGATCCTCGCGTCGGTACGGGAGTTCCTCGTGACGACGTCCGAGACGAGCGGCAAACCCGACAGGTGAGCCTTCGCCCGGAGTCAGACGACCGATACCGCCGCTCGCGGATCGCCGGGCGGTAGACGCGCGACGCCCGCTCGCCGATCGCCGGCACCCGCATATTTTCATCGTCCCGACCGTCATCGACGACTGTGATTCTCCACTGGCACCGCCGTGATCTTCGGGGCCGGGACAACCGTGGACTGGCCCGTGCCGCGGGCGACGATCCGATCGTGCCGTGTTTCGTCCTCGATCCGACGGTCCTCGACCACGCATCGGCGGTCCGCGTCCGCTGTCTGCTCGACGCGCTCGCGGGACTCAGAGCGTGGTACCGTGAGCGTGGCAGTGACGTGCTCGTCGTCCGCGGGGAGGCCAGCGCAGTTGTTCCCGCTCTCGCAGCCGAGTACGACGCATCCACCGTCGTCTGGAACGAGGACTACAGCGGCCTCGCTCGCGATCGGGACCGGGCGGTCACGGCCGCACTCGAGGACGACGGAATCGCGGTCGAGACGGTCCACGACGCCGTTCACCACGAACCGGGATCGATTTCGCCGAACCAGGGCGAGCACTACTCGGTGTTCTCGTACTTCTGGAAGAAGTGGAAAGACCGCCAGAAGGCCGCCCCGATCGAGCCGCCGGACGCGGGCGACCTCGCCGACGTCTCGGGGGAACCGCTACCGTCGCTGGACGAACTCGGGTTCGACGAACCCGAGGCGTCCCCGCCGACCGTCACGCAGGAGCGAGCCCGCGAGCGCGTCGCCACGTTCTGTTCGGGTCCGATCTACCGGTACGCCGACGAGCGCGACTACCCAGCCGCCGGCGCGACCTCTCGGCTCTCCGCGCACCTCAAGTGGGGGACGATCGGGCCACGGGCGGTCTACGCGGCCACCGAGCGGGCGGCCGATCGAGCCGGATCGGCCGACGAGGCGGCGAGCGTCGAGGCGTTCCAGCGCCAGCTCGCGTGGCGGGAGTTCTACGCGCACGTGCTCGCGTACAACCCGGACATCGTCACCGAGAACTACAGCGGCTACGCGGCCGAGATCCAGTGGCGTAACGACCCGGACGAACTCGCCGCCTGGAAGGCCGGCGAAACGGGGTATCCGATCGTCGACGCCGGAATGCGCCAACTCCGCGAGGAGGGCTGGGTCCACAACCGCGTCCGGATGATCGTCGCGTCGTT
Coding sequences within it:
- a CDS encoding phosphatase PAP2 family protein, coding for MSLVGVVLELTFVVATMLGTATLVIVGPRRLVTALRGFRWRIEACALPFVALAVVLFVRWSTRDVVHRLERRVLGTNITPYLFDLERAVFGTTPVAFLQSFQTELLTSFFVFSYIYGYAFLLLFPLIAYFALDEMDSLSTLVLAFTANYAIGLVCYVLFLAYGPRNVDPLLFDGLLYESFPQARRLTNQVNQNTNVFPSLHTSLSMTVFFVAWYTREKYRLWVPIAGFFAISVSLSTMYLGIHWFSDVVAGTLLAYVSVYIGRNYTVEGILASVREFLVTTSETSGKPDR
- a CDS encoding cryptochrome/photolyase family protein; this translates as MILHWHRRDLRGRDNRGLARAAGDDPIVPCFVLDPTVLDHASAVRVRCLLDALAGLRAWYRERGSDVLVVRGEASAVVPALAAEYDASTVVWNEDYSGLARDRDRAVTAALEDDGIAVETVHDAVHHEPGSISPNQGEHYSVFSYFWKKWKDRQKAAPIEPPDAGDLADVSGEPLPSLDELGFDEPEASPPTVTQERARERVATFCSGPIYRYADERDYPAAGATSRLSAHLKWGTIGPRAVYAATERAADRAGSADEAASVEAFQRQLAWREFYAHVLAYNPDIVTENYSGYAAEIQWRNDPDELAAWKAGETGYPIVDAGMRQLREEGWVHNRVRMIVASFLTKDLLIDWREGYDWYRRKLADHDTANDVGGWQWAASTGMDAQPYFRVFNPMKQGRDYDPDAEYVTTYVPELADATPAEIHGWHEQTPADRERIAPAYPAPIVDHADRRERAIEAFERARGDDPE